A region of Pseudomonas sp. Marseille-Q3773 DNA encodes the following proteins:
- a CDS encoding bifunctional 3-(3-hydroxy-phenyl)propionate/3-hydroxycinnamic acid hydroxylase codes for MNRLHSDHPQADYTADVVVIGAGPVGLAIANYLGQAGVQVLQIEKLDQLIDYPRAIGIDDESLRTVQAIGLVEQVLPHTTPWHAMRFLTPKGRCFADIQPMTDEFGWSRRNAFIQPQVDAVLYQGLARFANVRTLFSRDVVEFQQDEHGVNLRMNGPEGRQETVRARYLVACDGGNSLIRRSLDISFEGKTAPNQWIVIDIANDPLGTPNVYLCCDPVRPYVSAALPHGVRRFEFMVMPGETEAQLSQPENLRKLLAKVLPDPDRVELIRKRVYTHNARLAGQFRVKRVLLAGDAAHIMPVWQGQGYNSGMRDASNLGWKLALVAKGLAGEALLDTYEQERRDHAKAMIDLSVLAGHVLAPPKRWQGALRDGVSWALNYLPAVKRYFLEMRFKPMPQYAKGALVAEANNKASPVGRMFIQPKVVTEAGETRLLDDVIGSNFAFIAWGNDPLWGLSAEQVRAWRALGACFIQVLPEVQLKAGREVPDGVIRVGDCSGRLKEWFGRYPLSIALLRPDRFVGAVAIPQTLGQASDALLQALAARPQATQLAPLASKVA; via the coding sequence AGGTTACATTCAGATCACCCTCAAGCCGACTACACCGCTGACGTGGTGGTCATCGGTGCCGGCCCGGTCGGGCTGGCGATCGCCAACTACCTGGGCCAGGCCGGCGTGCAAGTGCTGCAGATCGAGAAGCTCGACCAGCTGATCGACTACCCGCGCGCCATCGGTATCGACGACGAGTCGCTGCGCACCGTGCAGGCCATCGGCCTGGTCGAGCAGGTGCTGCCGCACACCACGCCGTGGCACGCCATGCGCTTCCTGACGCCCAAGGGCCGCTGCTTCGCCGACATCCAGCCAATGACCGACGAGTTCGGCTGGTCGCGCCGAAATGCCTTCATCCAGCCCCAGGTCGATGCCGTGCTGTACCAGGGCCTGGCGCGCTTTGCCAATGTGCGCACGCTGTTCTCCCGCGATGTGGTCGAGTTCCAGCAGGACGAGCACGGCGTGAACCTGCGCATGAACGGCCCTGAAGGCCGGCAGGAGACTGTGCGTGCCCGTTACCTGGTGGCCTGTGACGGCGGCAACAGCCTGATCCGCCGCAGCCTCGATATTTCCTTCGAAGGCAAGACCGCGCCCAACCAGTGGATCGTCATCGACATCGCCAACGACCCGCTGGGCACACCGAACGTGTACCTGTGCTGCGACCCGGTGCGCCCGTACGTGTCGGCCGCATTGCCCCATGGCGTGCGGCGCTTCGAGTTCATGGTGATGCCGGGCGAGACCGAGGCGCAGTTGAGCCAGCCAGAAAACCTGCGCAAGCTGCTGGCCAAGGTGCTGCCGGACCCGGACCGGGTCGAGCTGATACGCAAGCGCGTCTACACCCACAACGCCCGCTTGGCCGGCCAGTTCCGGGTCAAGCGGGTGCTGCTGGCCGGCGACGCCGCGCACATCATGCCGGTGTGGCAGGGCCAGGGTTACAACAGCGGCATGCGCGATGCCAGCAACCTTGGCTGGAAGCTGGCGCTGGTGGCCAAGGGCCTGGCCGGCGAGGCGCTGCTCGACACCTACGAGCAGGAGCGGCGCGACCATGCCAAGGCGATGATCGACCTGTCGGTGCTCGCCGGCCACGTGCTGGCGCCGCCCAAGCGCTGGCAGGGCGCCCTGCGTGATGGCGTGTCGTGGGCGTTGAACTACCTGCCGGCGGTCAAACGCTACTTCCTCGAAATGCGCTTCAAGCCCATGCCGCAGTACGCCAAGGGCGCGCTGGTGGCCGAGGCGAACAACAAGGCATCGCCAGTCGGACGCATGTTCATCCAGCCCAAGGTGGTTACCGAAGCGGGTGAGACGCGCCTGCTGGACGATGTGATCGGCAGCAATTTCGCCTTCATCGCCTGGGGCAACGATCCGCTCTGGGGCCTGAGCGCCGAGCAGGTGCGGGCCTGGCGTGCACTGGGCGCGTGCTTCATCCAGGTGCTGCCAGAGGTGCAGCTGAAGGCCGGGCGCGAAGTGCCGGACGGGGTGATCCGCGTGGGCGACTGCAGTGGCCGCCTCAAGGAGTGGTTCGGCCGCTACCCGCTGTCCATCGCGCTGCTGCGCCCGGACCGCTTCGTCGGCGCGGTGGCCATCCCGCAAACCCTCGGCCAGGCCAGCGATGCGCTGCTGCAGGCGTTGGCCGCCCGCCCTCAGGCCACCCAGCTGGCGCCGTTGGCGTCCAAGGTGGCCTGA